GTTGGTTCCGGTCAGATTACCCGTATTAGGACCAAATAGACTGATGAATGTATTGATAGAATTGAACCTGATATGAATTTCAGggaatttgcttatctctagtaaaCAGAAGCTAACTGTGATACACTCCTGGGAGATGCATGATGGTCACATGTGATGAGTTGCTGCCCACAAATACAAGGGGAACAGACCAGAGCTGCAGAGATGTGAGTATAGAAGCTAAAAAGAGTGAAAATTACACTGGAGAGCAGCATTTTATTCTTTTTGTATTGATATACTTAACATAACGGGCCACATTTGTATTTGTTGGATAGCTCCTTTTAGAAGTAATAGTCACTATAAGTACTGTACAGGTATATGTTGCTGAAAGGAACTGTGTTGGGCTGGAACCACTGTGCACATTCACTGTCTCTCCTCAGCCCTCTCTTTACCTCTTCATGCTCTCGCCATTGGGGTCCACCAGATGCCTTTTTCAATCTGGGTGGCCGGGATCTGGTCAGAGATGCTGAGCGTTTTGTGAATCAGTGTGAAGACATAAAATCAATGTCTGCAATCACTTTATTTATATCAGACATCTCTCCTTATAATAGGATGAGGTCACATAAGATTTTGACAATTGTTAATTAGACACACATGAGACGGTTTAAATGTTGTATCTACTTTAGGGGAGATCCCGACGAAGAACACATCTGTTGCTGTTAGGCAGGGACACATAGCCGCTTTTACAGACGCACTTCTCAACACAGACTGCTGCGCAAATTTGATGAGGGGAGCAGGGTCTGCCGCATGAGATATATGTTGTGTTCCCGCTGCAGAAATCACACTTTTCAATATTCACACATTCACCTAAGCCATTATCTACAGTGCCGCTTCCACAGACACATCCTGGAGATCTCGCTTTAGGGCAGTCAGGCTTCAAGTTACTACAGGTTGGTGCACAGGACTCATATACTTTGCCTCCTAAACATAAggctacaaaagaaaaaaaagaagaataattAAGAACAAGTAAAAACAGTGTTATCCCTTCACGGGGGATATTTGTAGCATCAGTTCCATTCAGCTCAATAAAGATGAATACCAGATGCAACTCATGGCAGGAGAGGTGATGgttttgaaagaaagcagccatggttATGTAATCTAGTCCAGACCCTTATCCACCACAGAGGCTTAGCGGTCACATATTGGTTGGGCACATATTACTGCTGAGGTCCGTCAATGGCTGCACCAGTGCATATCACCATGGATGGTTCACAGAGGAACAGAAGGAGCATATACCGGAGCCCCATTACTGGAATAGAACAGCATTGACTAACTTAATGggtttttctttactttcattTAGACACTTTCTCAGCCCTGGTTTACATTTTGtacctaaaaaaaaactatgaacttACAAAATAATGTATTTATTAAAGGCATCCAATGTACAGTATGAATATAGAATGAGTTGAAAGTAACCAAAGAGCAAGGAGGGTTTGTTAATCTGGAAGTACAGTATAATCCGAGGATACTCCAGGTGCCGCCAGACAGTAATCAACAGCCAGGTCTTCACAATGGAGAGGACTACGTCGGTAACGCTACTCTGAGATACCAAATGTGTGATGTCGCCAGGTGCAGAAAGTTAATTTGGTCAAATCAGGGGCGtatatagaaatcattgggccccatagcaaacatTGGGCCCCCTACTCCGCCCACTACCCACTCCTGGCCCATTccaccacctgccctggctcctcccctgccacacacCCATTGTATTCttactgacccaaagaatgaaagacacaggtcagttttgccgcaaggGGAACTTCGCAgtaacaaaacccgtaaaatggtggagaaattgcgttttttttttttcaatttcacctcatttggaattttatgcccacttcccactacattacatgccatattaaatggtggcattagaaagtacaacttgacacgcaaaaaataagccatcatatggatatgtgataaaattatggctcaaggaagataggaaagaaaattgaaaatgaaaaaaatgaaaaaaactctggtatcctaaCGGTTAAAGAAGTATCCAACCAAtattatgcccccaaaaatacatacaggtaatacttatgctcggggggtgcagccaatagcagccgCAAAGGAAATGAGCCTCCTAGCATCACCCGTGATGCtaaggaggctcgttcccattgtggcctgctattgactgccccccACATCTCCGGATATTTTCATTCATGCTATTGGGGGGATGCAGTGGAGGCCGGGTGGGCATCAGTGACATGGGTGTCGGGAGTGGGCTAAGTATTCTCTGTATGTggtgccctggcattttggggggcattatagggattggataaccctattaactccttgctgctgatgcttttTTCTCAGGAATAATAACTTTAGAGTATAAGTTGATATCGCTGTCATAACGTGCAAGAAATAAAGGCATGAGCATCATGTGTTATGCACAAAAAATATCATCTATTACACGTTACACACCAAAAATGTTGTTAAACCTTGCACACACCAGTAACTCCACCATATAGTGCTTCTCCCATACACTATGCACAAATAATAACAACATATGCTATACAGATGAATAATCCTGTTTATACAATGTACACCGATAAAGCCACCATATCCTGTACATATACTGGACACCGTGGGACAGGGCAGCTACTAACAATTTTTTGTCCCATTATTGCCACGAGGCACTGTTAGAGGAGGCAGATGTCAGGGACtgtctcacgggcaagctgccaccctcactccctgatgatgatgaagccccctcttcccCTGGCTCCCACgtgtgattggctacatcatcatccactactgtctgctcgtcacttatgtcaccctcaccagtctcatggccacgtCCCTTACCACTCTCAACACCTACTCCCATGCAACTCTCATCGTCGCTTCTTGCAtgcctacaggaggaagcagcagatctCTCAAtatctgctgactgtcctcaatcagctcttccttgctgaaaagtggagcagagccagcagcatacaatacttcccaaGCAGAAGGAGCAGAAATAGGCAAGTTCaggacaggtaagggcacagagcttgttcctgggccatgctaactaagtgtggtgtcagaggaacccacagacGCCTGGCTGTGGTTGTCTGATGTCAGTTTAGATGATTTtgaagactgagtcaaccattccagaacAGTAGGATCGGTTGTCAAAACACGACTATCAATGTGGACTCcccagttatattacacaggttaTTCACCTCAATTTGAGACTTAAtgcgtaatagaattgcttatctattaaacaaatgGCACCATTCAATTAGAAAtctctgtgccctacacaggaTCTCTTTAGATTACAGAGCATGTAGTGTGCtgtagtctccctatgctctccataCAGTGTCTGAAAAttttccctacactgtcccttcactgtccctgtagtctccctatgctctatcTATAGTGTCTGGAAACAatccctacaatctccctacactgtccctgtagtctccctatgctctatcTACAGTGTCTGGAAACTCTCCCTAAAATCTCCCTACACAggggattgatgcaaactgcaTCCTATGGATCTCTTTAGATTACAGAGCATGTAGTGTGCtgtagtctccctatgctctccataCAGTGTCTGAAAAttttccctacactgtcccttcactgtccctgtagtctccctatgctctatcTATAGTGTCTGGAAACAatccctacaatctccctacactgtccctgtagtctccctatgctctatcTACAGTGTCTGGAAACTCTCCCTaaaatctccctacactgtccataTCCTAGATTATACTATTAAAAGCTTTGTAAAACACTTTCTCTAGcacttgtcatgtctctccctatgctcagttcactgtaaaatgacGGAGACCAGGCAGGAAGAGgctttttaaagggctgtgacatcacagcggctGGCTatttgctgattggctggctgaatggcattatgggtgatcccttgtttcctggcttcttattttcactttataaTGTGTGCAGAAGTGATTTTAGAAACAAAATCAgatgttaccacgaagtgcaaggaaattaggaattgtggcaaatcaaatttttcctgaaatttaaaTCAAATTCCAGTTTGTTTACtccgattcactcaacactagacaTAACTCACATGATGAAGTGACCACTGGGATTTTGTAACTCAGTAATTCTACCAGCTGGGGCCTCTCCATTGTGAAACCCCATCCGCGGATTAGTGTGTCCCGCACTTCCCTTGGGTTTCTGTAGGAAGAACCGAGAACTATATATGGAGAATATATATGGTGAAATCTAAGACTTATATAGTAACAGTTAAAATATAATGTATAATATCACATGGAACAAAACGGAATACAATGAACAAGTCTTTATCGGGTTAAATCCTTACGTTTGACTGATCGTGCAGCAATGAGTGGGAGGAGAACACCtacaaaataaaaaggaaaaattattGGTCTGTACATTCTACAGAAGAATCCAAAGAATATACAATTGCAGGGTTTATAAAGAAACTGgttctgtatattgtggtgtaAGCAATGCAACAAGATGAAACAAATTAGTAGGACTAGTGAGGTAGCCACTACAATGGTGTCTGGACACCATAGGATCCCTCATTGAACGATAGCTAGGTATCCACAATACCATTGCCTATCATGATGCAGACATCGACCATAGTCTGTAATGGGAAGGTCTATGTTTACACTTTAGTAGATGGTATTGACCTAAGGAACATCATTATATGTCGCTACAATGTAGTGAGTTTCACCAAACAGAGATGATTTTGTGGGTTGCACCTTTTGAGGACAATCTACTTGGTGCCACTGCTGTATTACTTGCTGGTCCTAGCCAGCACTGAGGAACATTCATCAGCTTCAGAAACATACAGAGGCAAGGGTAGCGTTGTATGTAGCTGATTGGTGTTATTTAGTTTATCAGATAAATTGTGCTTGAGATTGTGCTGATATATAGGAAAGATCTATGGCACACCGCTTATGTCTGTCTTCACTGTCATCAGTTGACATACATCCTGCCTTTCTTAAACACATGGActacagatcccttgataaaggtcatACATGACCGAAACGTCGGGAGCATTGTAGATATTCCATGCTATGCCTTAAATAAAACTGGATGTAATGTGACACAAAGTGTTAAAAAATGAGTGAATAAAAAACCTTTAATATCATCATAAGCAGTGTGCCATAGATCTTTCCTATATATTGACTTTTCTCTCAATGAGCACCCACCTAAAAGAAaagggtgtgcagatctcaatAACCAATAGAGATTGTGCTGAGACTTCCTGCTCTGAAAGGGAGAGAAAGAGCTGCTACAGTCTGACATGTAAACTGTTCATTGGTCATCTGCAGAGACCTCACTGACAATGAAATACTAGTGATATAAAAAGTAATAATGGATGCGCTTTCAGGTGGATGGGTATTGCAGTAAGACACCATAGTTTACAGATATATATCATATGTGCAACTCACCCAGGCATATAGACAGCAATGCGATGGCTCGAGTCATGTTTAGCTGAAACTTTTTCCTGTAAATGATAACTTAAATTGATTATAGTGATAAACATTATCAGAGGTCTGTAGATATATTCACAGG
The Bufo gargarizans isolate SCDJY-AF-19 chromosome 2, ASM1485885v1, whole genome shotgun sequence genome window above contains:
- the LOC122926322 gene encoding uncharacterized protein LOC122926322, yielding MTPLLEIDDVEDLLDVGDAHLSFPCSDGDAAARNGGKPSDSCVEKKSVRRRRPGLAVFFLVIMTLMSTTALELLSTSSISASPEDHTHHPTCINQEKVSAKHDSSHRIAVYMPGCSPPTHCCTISQTNPREVRDTLIRGWGFTMERPQLVELLSYKIPVVTSSSLCLGGKVYESCAPTCSNLKPDCPKARSPGCVCGSGTVDNGLGECVNIEKCDFCSGNTTYISCGRPCSPHQICAAVCVEKCVCKSGYVSLPNSNRCVLRRDLP